The following nucleotide sequence is from Pseudomonas putida S13.1.2.
ACCATCGACCTGCTGAAAAAGGCCGGCTGCAAAGAGATCCGCGCCATGGTGCTGGTCGCCGCGCCAGAGGGCATCGAAGTGGTGGAAAAAGCCCACCCGGACGTGAAGATCTACACCGCCTCGATCGACCAGCGCCTGAACGAACACGGCTACATCGTGCCGGGCCTGGGCGATGCCGGTGACAAGATCTTCGGCACCAAGCAAAAGGACGCCTGACCATGCAGGACGGCTTCAACGACCCGCTCTGGCGCCAGGTCGTTTCGGGCGCGCAGATGCTCTTCGTGGCATTTGGCGCGTTGGTGCTGATGCCACTGATCACCGGCCTCGACCCGAACGTCGCGTTGTTCACCGCAGGCATCGGCACGCTGCTGTTCCAGCTGGTTACCGGCCGCCAGGTACCGGTGTTCCTGGCCTCCAGCTTTGCCTTCATCACCCCGATCATCCTCGCCAAGGGCCAGTTTGGCCTGGCCGAGACCATGGGCGGCGTGATGGCGGCCGGTTTCGTGTACACCTTCATGGGCCTGATGGTAAAAATCAAAGGCACCGGTTTCATCGACCGCATGCTGCCGCCTGTGGTGATTGGCCCGGTGATCATCTCCATCGGCCTGGCCATGGCACCGATCGCTGCCAACATGGCAATGGGCAAGGGTGGCGACGGCGTTGCGTTGATGCCCTACAAGACCGCCATGCTGATCTCCATGCCAGCCCTGCTGACCACCTTGATCGTCGCTGTGTTCGGCAAGGGTATTTTCCGCCTGGTACCGATCATCTCTGGCGTGCTGGTGGGCTTTGCCCTGTCGTTCGCCTTTGGTGTGGTCGACACGGCCAAAATCGCCGCTGCACCGTGGCTGGAAATCCCCAATTTCACCGCACCGGCGTTCAACTGGCAGGCCATCCTGTTCATCGTCCCGGTTGCCCTGGCACCGGCGATCGAGCACATCGGCGGGGTGATTGCGGTCGGTAGCGTGACCGGCCGTGACTACCTGAAAAAGCCTGGCCTGCACCGCACCTTGCTAGGTGACGGCCTGGCCACCACGGCAGCCGGCCTGTTCGGCGGCCCGCCCAACACCACCTACGCCGAAGTGACTGGCGCGGTGATGCTGACCAAGAACTACAACCCGAAGATCATGACCTGGGCGGCGGTCTTCGCCATTACCCTGGCGTTTATCGGCAAGTTCGGCGCGCTGCTGCAAAGCATCCCGGTGCCAGTAATGGGCGGTATTCTTTGCCTGCTGTTCGGTTCGATCGCGGCAGTGGGCATGAACACCATGATCCGCCACAAGATCGACCTGGCCGAAGCGCGCAACCTGGTGATCGTGTCGGTAACCTTGGTGTTCGGTATCGGCGGCGTGCTGATCGGCAGCGGTGACGGCCCGGATGACTGGGGCCTGAAGGGCATCGCCCTGTGCGCCATCGTGGCGATTGCCCTGAACCTGATCCTGCCGGGCAATGATGGCTGGAAGCACAAGAAACTGGATGATCAGTTGCCTTGATCCGGCTTTAACCTCAGCCGGCCCTATCGCCGGCAAGCCAGCTCCCACAGGTACACCACAGGTTTCAGAGACTGTGATGCTCTTGTGGGAGCTGGCTTGCCGGCGATAGGGTCGGTATAGGCAGCCGCAATGTCAGGCCTTTTCGCACATATCAGCCAACACCCTCACCCACTCGGGGTGATCATTCAGGCACGGCACCAGCACCAGCTCCCGCCCGCCCGCCTCGACAAACTGTTCGCTGCCCCGCATGCCGATCTCTTCCAGCGTCTCGATGCAATCGGCCACGAACGCCGGGCACATCACCAGCAACTTCTTTACGCCGGCCTTGGCCAGCTCATCCAGCCGCGTCTCGGTGTAGGGCTCGATCCACTTGTCCCGCCCGAGCCGAGACTGGAACGATACCGACCATTTGCCATCCGGGATGCCCATTCTCTGCGCAAAGGCTTTGGCCGTAGCCAGGCATTGCCCGCGGTAACACACCGCACGCACCTCGGCGGATGCACCGTGGCAGCAATCAGCGGTACGCAGGTCGTGCTTGCTGCCCTTGGGAAACAGCTTCTTCAAGTGCCGCTCCGGCAAGCCATGGAAGCTCAGCAGCAGGTGGTCGTAATCCTGTTCCAGGTAAGGCCGGGCGCTGGCCGCCAGCGCCTCGATGTAGTCAGGGTGCTCGTAGAACGGCTGCAGCACACGCATCTGCAGTGGCAGCTGGCGTTCGTTGATCACCTGTTTTGCCAGCTCGACCACAGTGGTCACGGTACTGTCGGCGAACTGTGGATAAAGCGGCGCCAAGGTCACCTTGCGCACGCCTTGGGCTGCCAGGCGTTCCAGCACTTCGGGCAAAGCTGGCTGGCCATAGCGCATGGCGATTTCCACCGGGCCACGGGGCCAGTGCTCGACCATTGCTGACTGCAGACGACGGGTGAGCACCACCAGCGGCGAGCCCTCCTCCCACCAGATCGAGCCATAGGCATGCGCCGACTGCTCCGGGCGCTTGACCAGGATCAGCGACACCAACAGGCGCCGTACCGGCCAAGGCAGGTCGACCACGTACGGGTCCATGAGAAACTGGTTGAGGTAGCGGCGCACATCGGCCACCGAGGTGGAAGCCGGGGAACCCAGGTTGACCAGCAGCAGGGCGTGATCGGTCATGCAGCGTCCTATGTCAGAGGCGGCTGGACAGGTTGTCCAGGGCCGATTGCAGATCGTTGAAGCGGAAAGTGAAGCCAGCCGCCAGCAAGCGTACCGGGCGTGCCCGCTGCCCGCCCAGCAGCAAGGTCGACATCTCGCCCAGGCCAGCCTTGAGCAACAATGCCGGCACTGGCAGCAGCGCCGGCCGATGCAGGGCCCGACCCAGGCGCCTGGCGAACTCGCGGTTGCGCACCGGCTCCGGGGCGCAGGCATTATAAGGACCGCTGGCATCGTTGTGCTGCAAGAGAAAATCAATCAGGGCGACCTGGTCGTCTATATGGACCCACGGCATCCACTGCCGTCCATTGCCCAATGGCCCGCCCAGCCCGAGCTTGAAGGGCACGCGCAGGCGCGACAAAAAGCCGCCATCGCTGGCCAGCACCAGCCCGGTGCGCACCAATACCACGCGGATACCCTGTGCCTGGGAGCGCTGGGCCGTCTCTTCCCAGGCAATGCACAACTGGCTGGCGAAATCTTCGCGCACCGGGGGCGAAGCTTCGGTCAGTTCGCGTTCGCCACCGTCACCGTACCAGCCCACTGCGGAGCCGGAGATCAGCACGTGTGGGCGTTGCTCACGGGTGCCCAACCAGGTCAGCAGTTGCTCGGTCAGGGTGACCCGGCTGGCCCACAGCAGGTTGCGTCGGGCAGCCGTCCAGGGCCGATCGGCAATCGGCGCACCGGCCAGGTTAACCACCGCATCAAGGTGATCGTCCGCCTCCAGTTGCTCCAGGCGGGCGATGCCACGTACGCCACTGCCACATATTTTTGCCACCTGTTCAGGTCGCCGGCTCCAAACCGTAAGCCGATGCCCCTGGCCTAGCCAGTACTGGCAAAGATGCTTGCCAATCAAACCGGTGCCACCTGTCAGCAATATATGCATGGCTGTGTCCTCGCAGAATGCGGCGGTGGTCTATTTTTAACATCAAGGCACTTTTTTGACCCGACGCTCTCGGATAAACATAGGCCAACCTGACCGCCAAAGCGGAATAACCTTATACAGAATTTCTGGATTGTACAGGTTTGCCTGACAGCGTAGTCTGCTAACAGCAAGGTTTGAAGAGGCCATCATGACAGTACCTATTGCCATCATCGGAGCCGGTATCGCCGGCTTGTCAGCCGCCCAGGCGTTGCAAAAGGCCGGGCAATCCGTGCATCTGTTCGACAAAGGCCACGGCAGTGGTGGGCGCATGGCCAGCAAGCGCAGCGAGGCCGGCGCGCTGGACCTCGGCGCCCAGTATTTCACTGCCCGTGACCGGCGCTTCGTCGAGCAGGTGCAACAGTGGGTTGCCGCCGGCTGGGCCGAGCAGTGGAAGCCACAGCTGTACAACTACCGTGATGGCGAGCTCACCCCCTCCCCTGACGAACAGACCCGCTGGGTAGGCGTACCACGCATGAGCGCCATCACCCGTGGCCTGCTCAAGGATGTGACGGTGAACTTCGGCTGCCGTATCGCCGAAGTGTTCCGTGGCAAGCAGTACTGGCACCTGCAAGACACCGAAGGCTGCAGCCATGGCCCTTACAGCCGCGTGGTGATCGCCGTGCCGGCACCGCAGGCCACGCCACTTCTGGCCTCCACCCCGAAATTGGCCGCCGTGGCTGCGGGCGTGCAAATGGAACCTGTATGGGCTGTCGCGCTGGCCTTCCAGACACCTTTGGACACCCCGATGCAAGGCTGCTTCGTGCAAGACAACCCGCTTGACTGGCTGGCCCGTAACCGCAGCAAGCCCGGCCGCGACGAGCAACTCGATACCTGGGTGCTGCACGCCACGTCTGACTGGAGCCGGCAGCATATCGACCTGCCCAAGGAAGAAGTGATCGAACAGCTGTGGGGCGAGTTCGCCGAGCTGGTCGGTTGCGTGGTGCCGGCCCCCACCTTCGCCCTGGCTCACCGCTGGCTCTATGCGCGCCCCAGCAGCAATCATGAGTGGGGCGCACTGGCCGATGCCGACCAAGGCTTGTACGCCTGCGGCGATTGGTGCCTGTCCGGGCGCGTAGAAGGCGCCTGGCTCAGCGGCCAGGAAGCGGCGCGGCGACTGCTCGAACACCTGGAGTGATGTAGCGTTATACACAAATTCTAGTTTGCATAACTTCCCGGCTGTGCTGGAATAAACTTGTACAAAATTTTAGATTCGTACAGGTTTACCGGAGGCAGCCATGCACGACCCTTCAGCCCATAGCAAGCCGCGTATCGCCATCAGCGCCTGCCTGACCGGGCATAGCGTGCGTTACAACGGCGGCCACAAAGCCTCAGACCTGTGCCGTACGCAACTGGATGCTCATTTCGACTGGCTGCCGGTGTGCCCGGAAGTCGCCATCGGCCTTGGCGTACCGCGCGACCCGATTCGGCTGGTCGGCAACCCCGAACGACCGGAAGTGGTCGGCACCCGTAACCCTGGCATGGACCTGACCGGCCCGCTACGCAGCTATGGCGTGCAGATGGCCGCCGAGCTCGACAGCATCTGCGGCTATATTTTCATGCAAAAGTCGCCCTCCTGCGGCCTGGAGCGGGTCAAGGTGTATCAGGACAACGGCCATCCGGCCATCCAGGGGGGGCGCGGCGTGTATGCCCAGGCCTTCTGCGCACAACGCCCGGACCTGCCAGTAGAGGAAGAAGGTCGCCTGCATGACCCCGTGCTGCGCGAGAACTTCATCAGCCGCGTGTACGCCTACGCCGACTGGCAGCGCCTGCTGGCCGGGGGCCTTACTCGGGGAGGCCTGGTGCGCTTTCATTCGCGTTACAAGTACCTGGTGATGGCCAACAACCCCCAGGCCTACCGCACGCTGGGCCGCCTGCTCGGCAGCATGAGCAAGGATGACGACCCACAAAGCATCGGCCCACGCTACTTCAGTCAGCTGATGCAGGCCCTGCGTCGCTGCGCCAGCCGCGGCACCCACTGCAATGTGCTGCAGCACCTCAGCGGCTATTTCAAGGACAGCCTGACGCAACAGGACAAAGCCGAGCTGCAGACAATCATCAGCCAGTACCAGCAAGGCGTGGTGCCGCTGGTAGTGCCGCTGACCCTGCTCAAGCACCATTTGCGCAAGCACCCCGACCCGTATCTGCTGCAACAGGCCTACCTGCAGCCGCATCCGGAAAGTCTGGGCTTGCGCAATGCAGTCTGACACCTTGCTCCCCATCGGTGAACTTGCCCGTCGCACGGGCGTAAACCCGGTCACCCTGCGCGCCTGGGAGCGCCGGTATGGCCTGCTCAAGCCGCAACGCACCGCAAAGGGGCATCGCCTGTACCCGCTGGACCAGATTGATCGGGTCGAGGCAGTCCTTGGCTGGCTGCAGCGTGGGGCATCGGTCGGGCAAGTACGCGAGCTGCTCGACAAACCCTCCAGCACGCTGCCCAAAGGTGACTGGCAGGCCCGGCAATTTCAGCTGATCGAAGCCATTGCCAGCCTGTCACAACGCGCCCTTGACCAGCAGCTCAACCAGGCCATGGCCCTGTACCCGGCCGTCACCCTGTGCGAACAACTGCTGCTGCCGCTGCTCGACCTCCTCGACCTGCGTTGGCGCAATTACTTCAATGCGCAGCTGGAACAGGCGTTTTTCCACAGTTGGCTACGCAGCAAGCTAGGTGCCCGGGTCTACCATGACAACCAGTTGCTGCAGGGCCCTGCGGTGTTGCTGGTGGAAGACAGCGAACGTGCCTTCAGCCCAGGTTTATGGCTATGCGCCTGGCTGTTCACCAGCAACGGGTTCCCGGTCGAGGTGTTGGAGCACCCCGTTGCCGGCCCGCACCTGCAACGCGCCGTCAGCACACTCAGCCCCCGCGCCGTGCTCCTGCACCTGGGGCCCCGCATCGATGGCAAGGCGCTGCAACGCACCCTGCACAACCTGCCCATGATAATCCTGGCCGGTGGCCCGATGCTGTTGCTGCATGAAAAGCAGCTGCGTGCCCTCGAGCTGCCCAACCTCGCCCTCTTCGAAACCCCGCAGGTGGCACTGCGCTTGCTTCAAGCCCAAAGCGGCCACCCTGTAGAGATGAATGCCCCATGCACCTGACCTGGCTGCGCAGCGACCTGCGCATCGATGACAACAACGCACTCAGCGCCGCCACCGAGCGCGGGCCGACCATTGCCCTGTGGCTGGTCAGCCCCGGGCAATGGCAAGCCCATGATGACGCCGCCTGCAAAGTCGATTTCTGGCTGCGCAACCTGCACGACCTGCGCCAGTCGCTGGAAGGCCTGAATATCCCGCTGCTGATCCGCAAGATCGACACTTGGGACCAGGCACCACAAGCCGTGCTTGAGGTATGCCGCCAACATCAGGTGGCAAGCGTTCACTGGAACGAAGAGTACGGCATCAACGAGCAGCGCCGCGACGATGCCACCCGGGCCCTGCTGGAAAAGTCGGGCATTCAGGCACAGAGCCACCTCGACCAGCTGTTCTTCCGCCCGGGCACCATCCTGACCCGCAGTGGCGACTACTTTCAGGTATTCAGCCAGTTCAAGAAAACCTGCCTGGCGCACCTGCACCGCAGCCTGCCTGCCATGGCCCACCGGGTTAAGCGCCAGGCACCGCTGCAAATCCCCAGTGACCCTGTTCCGCAACACGTGGACGGTTTTGAAACACCCGCGCGCGCCTTGCGTGAACATTGGCCAGCGGGTGAAGCCGAGGCGCAGCGGCGGCTGTCCCGCTTTCTCGACGAAACCATCGATGACTACCAGCAACTGCGTGACCTGCCTGCCAAACCGGGTACCAGCCAGCTTTCGACGTACCTGGCCGCCGGGGTGATCTCGCCCCGGCAGTGCCTGCACGGTGCCCTGGCCAGCAACCGGGGCGAGTTCGACAGTGGCAGTACGGGCGTGCAGACCTGGATCAACGAGCTGCTCTGGCGCGAATTCTACAAGCACATCCTCAGCGGTTATCCACAGGTCTCGCGCCACCGCGCCTTCCGCGTCCAGACCGAAGCCCTGCCCTGGCGCGATGCACCCGCCGACCTCGAAGCCTGGGAACAGGGCCGCACGGGTTTCCCGATTATCGACGCGGCCATGCGCCAGTTGCTGCACACCGGATGGATGCATAACCGGCTGCGCATGGTGGTGGCCATGTTCCTCAGCAAGAACCTGCTGATCGACTGGCGCAAGGGCGAGCGGCATTTCATGCGCCACCTGATAGACGGTGACCTGGCTGCCAACAACGGCGGCTGGCAGTGGAGCGCGTCCACCGGCACCGACGCGGTGCCCTATTTCCGCATCTTCAACCCTGTTTCACAGTCCCAGCGGTTCGATCCACAGGGGCATTTCATTCGGTACTGGTTGCCGGAGCTACATGACCTAGATGAGAAAACTATCCATGAACCGATGAAATCCAGGGATCTATTTGCTAATAATTTGTATCACAGTCCTATGGTCGATCTCAGCAGCAGTCGCCAGCGTGCACTGGAAGCCTTCAAAGGCCTTCCACGCCGGCAGGATTAGAGGGCAACGTCTTGAATGACTCACGAAGTTTTTGGGTTACGGGCGCCAGCAAGGGACTAGGTCTGGCTTTGGTGGAACGCTTGCTCGAACAGGGCCATCGCGTTGCCGCCAGTGCTAAGGAAAGCGAGGAATTGAATACATTGGCAGCACAACATGGTCGGCGTTTTTTGCGCCT
It contains:
- a CDS encoding uracil-xanthine permease family protein — translated: MQDGFNDPLWRQVVSGAQMLFVAFGALVLMPLITGLDPNVALFTAGIGTLLFQLVTGRQVPVFLASSFAFITPIILAKGQFGLAETMGGVMAAGFVYTFMGLMVKIKGTGFIDRMLPPVVIGPVIISIGLAMAPIAANMAMGKGGDGVALMPYKTAMLISMPALLTTLIVAVFGKGIFRLVPIISGVLVGFALSFAFGVVDTAKIAAAPWLEIPNFTAPAFNWQAILFIVPVALAPAIEHIGGVIAVGSVTGRDYLKKPGLHRTLLGDGLATTAAGLFGGPPNTTYAEVTGAVMLTKNYNPKIMTWAAVFAITLAFIGKFGALLQSIPVPVMGGILCLLFGSIAAVGMNTMIRHKIDLAEARNLVIVSVTLVFGIGGVLIGSGDGPDDWGLKGIALCAIVAIALNLILPGNDGWKHKKLDDQLP
- the hemH gene encoding ferrochelatase, translated to MTDHALLLVNLGSPASTSVADVRRYLNQFLMDPYVVDLPWPVRRLLVSLILVKRPEQSAHAYGSIWWEEGSPLVVLTRRLQSAMVEHWPRGPVEIAMRYGQPALPEVLERLAAQGVRKVTLAPLYPQFADSTVTTVVELAKQVINERQLPLQMRVLQPFYEHPDYIEALAASARPYLEQDYDHLLLSFHGLPERHLKKLFPKGSKHDLRTADCCHGASAEVRAVCYRGQCLATAKAFAQRMGIPDGKWSVSFQSRLGRDKWIEPYTETRLDELAKAGVKKLLVMCPAFVADCIETLEEIGMRGSEQFVEAGGRELVLVPCLNDHPEWVRVLADMCEKA
- a CDS encoding TIGR01777 family oxidoreductase, with product MHILLTGGTGLIGKHLCQYWLGQGHRLTVWSRRPEQVAKICGSGVRGIARLEQLEADDHLDAVVNLAGAPIADRPWTAARRNLLWASRVTLTEQLLTWLGTREQRPHVLISGSAVGWYGDGGERELTEASPPVREDFASQLCIAWEETAQRSQAQGIRVVLVRTGLVLASDGGFLSRLRVPFKLGLGGPLGNGRQWMPWVHIDDQVALIDFLLQHNDASGPYNACAPEPVRNREFARRLGRALHRPALLPVPALLLKAGLGEMSTLLLGGQRARPVRLLAAGFTFRFNDLQSALDNLSSRL
- a CDS encoding NAD(P)/FAD-dependent oxidoreductase, translated to MTVPIAIIGAGIAGLSAAQALQKAGQSVHLFDKGHGSGGRMASKRSEAGALDLGAQYFTARDRRFVEQVQQWVAAGWAEQWKPQLYNYRDGELTPSPDEQTRWVGVPRMSAITRGLLKDVTVNFGCRIAEVFRGKQYWHLQDTEGCSHGPYSRVVIAVPAPQATPLLASTPKLAAVAAGVQMEPVWAVALAFQTPLDTPMQGCFVQDNPLDWLARNRSKPGRDEQLDTWVLHATSDWSRQHIDLPKEEVIEQLWGEFAELVGCVVPAPTFALAHRWLYARPSSNHEWGALADADQGLYACGDWCLSGRVEGAWLSGQEAARRLLEHLE
- a CDS encoding YbgA family protein translates to MHDPSAHSKPRIAISACLTGHSVRYNGGHKASDLCRTQLDAHFDWLPVCPEVAIGLGVPRDPIRLVGNPERPEVVGTRNPGMDLTGPLRSYGVQMAAELDSICGYIFMQKSPSCGLERVKVYQDNGHPAIQGGRGVYAQAFCAQRPDLPVEEEGRLHDPVLRENFISRVYAYADWQRLLAGGLTRGGLVRFHSRYKYLVMANNPQAYRTLGRLLGSMSKDDDPQSIGPRYFSQLMQALRRCASRGTHCNVLQHLSGYFKDSLTQQDKAELQTIISQYQQGVVPLVVPLTLLKHHLRKHPDPYLLQQAYLQPHPESLGLRNAV
- a CDS encoding MerR family transcriptional regulator, whose protein sequence is MQSDTLLPIGELARRTGVNPVTLRAWERRYGLLKPQRTAKGHRLYPLDQIDRVEAVLGWLQRGASVGQVRELLDKPSSTLPKGDWQARQFQLIEAIASLSQRALDQQLNQAMALYPAVTLCEQLLLPLLDLLDLRWRNYFNAQLEQAFFHSWLRSKLGARVYHDNQLLQGPAVLLVEDSERAFSPGLWLCAWLFTSNGFPVEVLEHPVAGPHLQRAVSTLSPRAVLLHLGPRIDGKALQRTLHNLPMIILAGGPMLLLHEKQLRALELPNLALFETPQVALRLLQAQSGHPVEMNAPCT
- the phrB gene encoding deoxyribodipyrimidine photo-lyase, whose product is MHLTWLRSDLRIDDNNALSAATERGPTIALWLVSPGQWQAHDDAACKVDFWLRNLHDLRQSLEGLNIPLLIRKIDTWDQAPQAVLEVCRQHQVASVHWNEEYGINEQRRDDATRALLEKSGIQAQSHLDQLFFRPGTILTRSGDYFQVFSQFKKTCLAHLHRSLPAMAHRVKRQAPLQIPSDPVPQHVDGFETPARALREHWPAGEAEAQRRLSRFLDETIDDYQQLRDLPAKPGTSQLSTYLAAGVISPRQCLHGALASNRGEFDSGSTGVQTWINELLWREFYKHILSGYPQVSRHRAFRVQTEALPWRDAPADLEAWEQGRTGFPIIDAAMRQLLHTGWMHNRLRMVVAMFLSKNLLIDWRKGERHFMRHLIDGDLAANNGGWQWSASTGTDAVPYFRIFNPVSQSQRFDPQGHFIRYWLPELHDLDEKTIHEPMKSRDLFANNLYHSPMVDLSSSRQRALEAFKGLPRRQD